The Psychrobacillus sp. FSL K6-4046 DNA window TACCTTCATATAAATTATCCTTTATCACTTTTCTATTACTGTAAGCCTGTTTTATCGCAACTGTAACTTGTACTCTATTCCAATCACTCGGAAAAAATGTTGAAGGCACCTTTTTATTTTTCCCTTCAATTTCAACTATTGCACGGTATACCCCATATTTATTAGGAGGGTCCGTTATCTCGACTATTTTTCCACCCATCATACTTTCATGATGATAACCTACAGCTTTACGTTTTTTGTTTATTTCACCATGAAATACATGATTAAACGACCCATTAGAAAATATATTATCTTTTTCTATACCCTTAGATGTTCCTTCCCCATTATTAATTGTCCTTTCACTCACATTTTTTCCTTCATTTGTTATTTACTATCCCCAACACCATTACCAGGTTTCTTAACCGGTGACGGAGCTGCTGCCAATCTAAGCCCAATTATGCTTCCAACAAATCCAATGCTATTTTGCCAATGTTCTTTTGAAAAGGGATCATCTGGAAAAATTGCTTCTTTAACCATTCCACTAAAACCAAATGTAGCATAATTTAAAAAATCTAGTTTCGAGTCGAACATTTTGGCACTTCTTTCATTGGCTCCTGACACAATTCCATCTGAAATCCCGAAAGTCCAATAGTTCACAAAATCATAGGGAGAATCTAGTGCCTTTTCACGTCCTATACGTACCTCTCCTTATTGAAGTAAAGCACTCGCCTAATTATTATTCCACTCCACCAAACCAGGCATTAACATGATATTCCGTAATGTGGTACTACCATCTTGAGCTCTCGATTCTTAAACAATTCATTTTTTTATTGTTTCAATCAATTATCAGACGTCTTTAAAAAAAATAAAGTAAAAACCTTGAAAGGCACAAAGCCAATCAAGGTTCTTTCAATTTGGATTTGAAAAGGATACTTCACTTATTCTCTATTAGCCATGTGAGATTCAACATCCTCATCTAAACTCATTGCTTTTTCAAAATCGTCATCTACAAGTATAAGTAAAGGACCCTCTAAAATATCGCCTTCTGACGTTCTAACTTCAAAAGTGGCGGCCCAATATTTGGGGGGAATTTTAGAAACTTCTACATCAATTAGTTCTAACTTGAAATTGTCATTCTTATCTTTATTTACATATTCAAGTGCAAGTTGTTCTGCTCTTTCTCTAGATAACTTCATTATCGAATACCTCATATTGTGTTATATACCAGTTTGCATGTAGTTGCTCAGCTTCGTTTAAATAATTCCACCTTTTGGGGTTATTTGATAACATATCATAAACAAATTGCAATTGCTTAGGAGCATTGAATCTTGTTAAATCATTTATTGGAACTGATCCGCTTGTACGAGCCTAACTACTCCAAGTTTATCTGCCTCTTTTGTA harbors:
- a CDS encoding EndoU domain-containing protein, coding for MSERTINNGEGTSKGIEKDNIFSNGSFNHVFHGEINKKRKAVGYHHESMMGGKIVEITDPPNKYGVYRAIVEIEGKNKKVPSTFFPSDWNRVQVTVAIKQAYSNRKVIKDNLYEGILPNGMKIQMRLDPEGKIKTTYPIY